One genomic segment of Desulfovibrio sp. JC010 includes these proteins:
- a CDS encoding ABC transporter substrate-binding protein has protein sequence MSKSIKTFLVFWIICAAFWCSSIAARADGYSFVSLEYAPYACCQNGTLKGWDIDIMQECFRRMNEKLDMTLVPWKRALYMGMNGHADGLIGILKVPAREQKMYFSTPIRGETISFFVRQDSDIVFDGDLSNMGKLRFGVVSDYSYGKEVENFLKTKVSADRVEKAVSPDMNVAKLFKGRFDILIGDTASTIHTIRTMGLTGQVRRLYPPVSFNNVYAAFSKKRKLGHLRDRFNVALESMRKDGTLHHIMKKYMDSQVIEKENIIHAVEKITQQAENR, from the coding sequence ATGAGTAAGTCCATTAAAACATTCCTTGTTTTCTGGATTATCTGTGCCGCATTTTGGTGCTCATCAATTGCCGCGCGGGCAGATGGTTATTCTTTTGTCTCTTTGGAATATGCACCCTATGCATGTTGTCAGAATGGAACACTTAAGGGGTGGGACATTGATATTATGCAGGAATGTTTTCGTCGCATGAATGAGAAGCTTGATATGACGCTTGTTCCATGGAAACGTGCATTATACATGGGGATGAATGGGCATGCCGACGGCCTTATCGGGATATTGAAGGTCCCGGCTAGAGAACAGAAAATGTATTTCAGCACCCCCATACGCGGCGAGACAATTTCATTCTTTGTTCGTCAGGATTCGGATATAGTTTTTGATGGCGATCTGTCTAATATGGGTAAATTAAGATTCGGGGTTGTAAGTGATTACAGCTATGGAAAGGAAGTTGAGAACTTCCTAAAAACCAAAGTTTCTGCAGATCGGGTTGAAAAAGCGGTTTCCCCGGATATGAATGTAGCCAAGCTTTTTAAAGGGCGTTTTGATATTTTGATTGGTGATACTGCTTCGACAATTCATACGATTCGTACTATGGGGCTAACTGGTCAGGTGCGCAGGCTTTATCCTCCTGTGAGTTTTAATAATGTATATGCTGCTTTCTCCAAAAAGAGGAAGCTGGGTCATTTGCGTGACCGTTTTAATGTCGCACTGGAGTCCATGCGCAAGGATGGGACTCTGCACCATATTATGAAGAAATATATGGATTCTCAGGTGATAGAAAAGGAAAATATAATACATGCAGTGGAAAAAATTACTCAGCAAGCAGAGAATAGGTAA
- a CDS encoding deoxyguanosinetriphosphate triphosphohydrolase, producing the protein MQWKKLLSKQRIGKEKSDYIDHDRSEFQRDFDRIIFSSAFRRLQDKTQVFPLSKSDYVRTRLTHSLETSSVGRSLGNMVGSRLVAKYDDLDIISSEPGTVVATACLAHDIGNPPFGHSGEDVIRDWFQTSEIGMKLCSMVDESRRNDFIWFEGNAQGLRNILALQRPYSRGGMQLTCATLAAFTKYPYVSGHIKKKKKFGIFDSEAEIYAEVAGYLGLTQLEDKKWARHPFAYLVEAADDICYHVIDIEDGHRLNLISFEELRSIFLDILDNKQDIIARVDRIPGTKEQVEYLRACTINALVTSSCDVFFDHEDKILDGKFNSSLTEGIGKAREFSRLKEIAIEKVYNSTEVIETEAAAYEVLWKILDFLGSIVVELHTKGKLGAKCKKSMKLLPELYAPKIEGDDFRNPQEVYKNTQKIVDYVSGMTDTFAVRTFNKISGISLLRR; encoded by the coding sequence ATGCAGTGGAAAAAATTACTCAGCAAGCAGAGAATAGGTAAAGAAAAATCAGATTATATTGATCATGACCGCAGTGAATTTCAGCGCGATTTTGACCGCATAATTTTCTCTTCAGCTTTCAGGAGATTGCAGGATAAAACGCAGGTCTTTCCGCTTTCTAAAAGCGATTACGTGCGTACCCGGCTGACCCACAGCCTTGAGACTTCGTCTGTTGGGCGTTCCTTAGGAAATATGGTCGGAAGCAGGCTGGTCGCCAAGTACGACGATCTTGATATTATTTCTTCGGAACCGGGAACCGTGGTCGCCACGGCCTGTCTGGCCCATGATATCGGTAATCCGCCTTTCGGGCATTCCGGGGAGGATGTAATCCGGGATTGGTTCCAGACTTCTGAAATCGGCATGAAGCTCTGTTCCATGGTTGATGAGAGCCGGCGCAACGATTTTATCTGGTTTGAAGGCAACGCACAGGGCTTGCGAAATATTCTGGCCCTGCAGCGTCCGTACAGCAGGGGCGGGATGCAGCTTACATGTGCGACGCTGGCTGCTTTTACCAAGTATCCTTATGTTTCCGGGCATATCAAAAAGAAAAAGAAGTTCGGAATCTTTGACAGCGAAGCTGAAATTTATGCTGAAGTGGCCGGATATCTGGGGCTGACTCAACTGGAAGATAAAAAGTGGGCCCGTCATCCTTTTGCCTATCTGGTGGAGGCGGCTGATGATATCTGCTACCACGTTATCGATATTGAAGACGGTCACCGTCTGAACCTGATCTCTTTTGAAGAGTTGCGCAGTATTTTTCTGGATATTCTGGACAACAAGCAGGATATTATTGCCCGCGTGGATCGTATACCGGGAACCAAGGAGCAGGTGGAATACCTGCGCGCCTGTACCATTAACGCGCTGGTAACCAGTTCCTGTGATGTCTTTTTTGACCACGAAGATAAAATCCTTGACGGAAAATTTAATTCCAGCCTGACCGAGGGTATCGGCAAGGCCCGGGAATTCAGCAGGCTCAAGGAAATTGCTATCGAAAAAGTCTACAATTCTACCGAAGTCATTGAGACCGAGGCCGCTGCATATGAAGTTCTCTGGAAGATTCTTGATTTTCTGGGAAGCATTGTGGTTGAGCTGCATACCAAGGGTAAGTTGGGAGCAAAGTGCAAGAAATCCATGAAGTTGTTGCCGGAACTCTACGCCCCTAAAATTGAGGGTGATGACTTCAGGAATCCGCAGGAAGTATATAAAAATACCCAGAAGATAGTGGACTATGTTTCGGGTATGACCGACACTTTTGCAGTACGCACTTTTAATAAGATTTCCGGGATTTCGTTGCTCAGGCGTTAA